The following are encoded together in the Platichthys flesus chromosome 9, fPlaFle2.1, whole genome shotgun sequence genome:
- the hook1 gene encoding protein Hook homolog 1 isoform X1: MEQMDDVKTVLVESLIVWAKLNASVSKFLADTSLQTFNTTAPCTTVEELTTGVAISQALHQIDPAWFDDGWLGRIKTDVDDNWRLKMNNLKKVLQMVVDYYNEVLGQEISDFPWPDVALVSEHSDPVESGRLLQLILGCAVRCERKQEYIQIIMTLEESVQLVVMTAIQELMSKETKGPFGAEQSGDLEQQLEKSCEDLAELLAEKEALAQRCQELDRQVAVLQEERNSLLAENDVLTDRTNQLDTFDDPSTPSGRKHSQLQQQLETLQEENFRLEAAKDDYRIHCEELEKQLIEVQHRNDELTSLAEESRALKDELDVLRNCSDRVVMLEASVDTYKRKLENLGDLKRQMKLLEENNMTYMHNTVSLEEELRKANAARAQLETYKRQVKELHNKLSEETRRADTLAFEMKKLEEKHETVMKEKERTIIERDSLKEINEELRCTQAQQHQLSQAQAGIIPSASPSHDNLAAELIPIEYREKFIRLQHENKMLRVQQEENEHEKIADLQAQLEEAHKTRSELDTENRLSRERISELQQQVEDLQKALQSQVAKPDDSNLKRKLDAHMVQLNEAQDEIMKKKELLEDLQPDNTQTSLKVDELMAALKKKDDDMRAMEERYKMYLEKARNVIRALDPKLNPATAEIQALRNQLADRDKQLVTLERQCEQARLKEYEEKLIVTAWYNKSLNFQKLAIESRLGGRSSSALSPGLSFLSQQRQVSNAPRRALSISVPPTTSK; this comes from the exons ATGGAACAAATGGACGACGTGAAAACGGTGCTGGTCGAGAGCCTCATCGTTTGG GCCAAGCTCAATGCCAGTGTTTCCAAATTTTTGGCTGACACCTCA TTGCAGACCTTTAACACTACTGCACCCTGCACAAcagtggaggagctgaccaCTGGAGTGGCAATTTCACAGGCACTGCATCAGAT agaCCCAGCATGGTTCGATGATGGATGGCTTGGTCGCATCAAAACAGATGTTGATGACAACTGGAGACTGAAG ATGAACAACCTGAAGAAGGTCCTTCAGATGGTGGTTGATTATTATAATGAG GTCCTAGGTCAGGAGATCTCAGACTTCCCTTGGCCAGATGTGGCCCTGGTGTCAGAGCATTCAGACCCTGTGGAGTCGGggaggctgctgcagctcataCTGGGCTGTGCTGTCAGATGTGAGCGTAAACAAG AATACATTCAGATCATCATGACTTTGGAGGAGTCGGTGCAGCTTGTTGTCATGACAGCCATCCAGGAG ctcATGAGTAAAGAGACCAAGGGCCCTTTTGGAGCAGAGCAGTCAGGGGACCTTGAACAGCAG TTAGAAAAATCCTGCGAGGACCTTGCTGAACTTTTAGCCGAGAAGGAAGCACTAGCCCAACGCTGTCAAGAGCTGGATAGACag GTGGCCGTACTGCAAGAAGAACGAAATAGCCTCTTGGCTGAGAATGATGTCTTAACTGACAGAACCAATCAGCTTGACACATTCGATGACCCTAGCACACCCTCAGGAAGAAAACACAGCcaattacagcagcagctggagacactgcaggaggagaactTCAG GCTGGAGGCTGCAAAGGACGACTACCGGATCCACTGCGAAGAGTTGGAGAAGCAGCTGATTGAGGTGCAGCACCGTAATGATGAGCTCACCAGCTTGGCAGAAGAATCTCGAGCTCTCAAAGATGAACTGGACGTTCTGAG AAACTGCTCAGATCGAGTGGTGATGCTGGAGGCCTCAGTGGACACTTACAAACGTAAACTGGAGAATCTGGGCGATCTGAAGCGGCAGatgaagctgctggaggagaataacatgacctacatgcacaacactgtcagCCTGGAGGAAGAGCTACGCAAGGCCAATGCTGCCCGGGCGCAGCTCGAGACGTACAAGAGACAG GTTAAGGAGTTACACAATAAGTTGTCTGAGGAGACGAGGCGAGCAGACACTCTCGCCTTTGagatgaagaagctggaggagaagcacgAAACCgtgatgaaggagaaagag AGGACCATCATTGAAAGAGATTCTCTGAAGGAGATCAATGAGGAGCTGCGATGCACTCAGGCTCAACAGCACCAGCTCTCCCAAGCTCAAGCAG GGATAATTCCTTCTGCCAGCCCCAGCCATGATAACCTAGCAGCTGAATTAATACCGATTGAGTACAG AGAAAAGTTCATCAGGCTGCAGCATGAGAACAAGATGCTCAGAGTGCAGCAGGAGGAAAATGAGCATGAGAAGATCGCTGATCTGCAGGCTCAGCTGGAGGAAGCACATAAGACACGCAGTGAACTGGACACTGAGAACAG ATTGAGCAGAGAGCGGAtcagtgagctgcagcagcaggtggaggaccTCCAGAAGGCTCTTCAGAGTCAGGTGGCAAAACCCGATGAT tcaaacCTAAAGCGGAAGCTGGATGCACACAT GGTTCAGCTGAACGAGGCTCAGGATGAAAtcatgaagaagaaagagctgCTGGAGGATCTTCAGCCTGACAACACCCAGACCT CCTTGAAGGTGGATGAGCTGATGGCTGCTCTTAAGAAGAAGGATGACGACATGCGCGCCATGGAAGAGAGGTACAAAATGTATCTGGAGAAAGCTCGTAAT GTGATCCGAGCACTGGACCCGAAGTTGAATCCAGCCACCGCTGAGATCCAGGCCCTGAGGAACCAGTTGGCAGACCGGGACAAGCAGCTGGTCACCCTGGAA CGTCAGTGTGAGCAGGCCCGTCTGAAAGAGTACGAGGAGAAGCTGATTGTCACAGCGTGGTATAACAAG agtCTGAACTTTCAGAAGTTGGCCATCGAGTCCCGTCTTGGCGGCCGAAGCTCCTCCGCCCTGTCCCCTGGCCTGTCCTTTTTGTCCCAGCAGCGTCAAGTCTCAAACGCACCACGCCGGGCGCTCTCCATCAGCGTGCCTCCCACCACCTCCAAATAG
- the LOC133960482 gene encoding E3 ubiquitin-protein ligase RNF170-like, giving the protein MQPHSKSQSRSNCLLSEGRVGQSLPGSSRALVCTMEQSSSPCVSCHKDSAEFCSSTGHQDRHCPVCLQTASFPVQTNCGHLFCAPCLIAYWRHGSWLDAISCPLCRQKVSALCHLFNESRSDRQSKEVLGEITDYNRRYSGAPRRVTDYLCDAPLLLQLLARSLGTMGSLVWLFFFRVALCCVGTVMSISSPPLDPVSPSSASPLESDPSLCGLLGVLDDLVVVILLLICIININQQMVSERGGHSANTTTSRGVMGNSL; this is encoded by the exons ATGCAGCCGCACAGCAAATCTCAATCAAG ATCGAACTGTCTCCTCTCAGAGGGTCGAGTGGGTCAGAGTCTTCCCGGATCATCCAGGGCTTTGGTCTGCACAATGGAGCAGTCATCTTCTCCGTGTGTGAGCTGCCACAAG GACTCTGCAGAGTTCTGCTCATCCACAGGTCATCAAGACAGGCACTGCCCTGTGTGCCTGCAGACAGCCAGCTTCCCCGTGCAGACCAACTGTGGCCATTTGTTCTGTG CTCCCTGTCTGATCGCCTACTGGAGACACGGCTCATGGTTGGACGCTATCAGCTGCCCGCTCTGCAGACAGAAG GTCAGCGCGCTGTGCCATCTATTTAACGAGAGTCGATCAGACCGACAGTCAAAGGAAGTGCTTGGGGAAATCACAGATTACAACAGACGTTATTCTGGAGCTCCACGACGG GTAACAGACTACCTGTGTGACGCGCCCCTCCTCCTGCAGTTACTCGCTCGGAGCCTCGGCACCATGGGAAGTCTTGTGTGGCTGTTTTTCTTCAGGGTGGCCCTGTGCTGCGTGGGGACCGTGAtgtccatctcctcccctcctttgGACCCAGTCTCCCCTTCATCAGCGAGTCCCCTGGAGTCAGACCCCTCCCTCTGCGGACTGCTTGGGGTGCTGGATGACCTGGTGGTGGTCATCCTGCTCCTAATCTGCATTATCAACATCAACCAGCAAATGgtgtcagagagaggaggacactcAGCGAACACTACGACCTCTCGAGGAGTCATGGGGAATTCACTGTAG
- the hook1 gene encoding protein Hook homolog 1 isoform X2 has translation MEQMDDVKTVLVESLIVWLQTFNTTAPCTTVEELTTGVAISQALHQIDPAWFDDGWLGRIKTDVDDNWRLKMNNLKKVLQMVVDYYNEVLGQEISDFPWPDVALVSEHSDPVESGRLLQLILGCAVRCERKQEYIQIIMTLEESVQLVVMTAIQELMSKETKGPFGAEQSGDLEQQLEKSCEDLAELLAEKEALAQRCQELDRQVAVLQEERNSLLAENDVLTDRTNQLDTFDDPSTPSGRKHSQLQQQLETLQEENFRLEAAKDDYRIHCEELEKQLIEVQHRNDELTSLAEESRALKDELDVLRNCSDRVVMLEASVDTYKRKLENLGDLKRQMKLLEENNMTYMHNTVSLEEELRKANAARAQLETYKRQVKELHNKLSEETRRADTLAFEMKKLEEKHETVMKEKERTIIERDSLKEINEELRCTQAQQHQLSQAQAGIIPSASPSHDNLAAELIPIEYREKFIRLQHENKMLRVQQEENEHEKIADLQAQLEEAHKTRSELDTENRLSRERISELQQQVEDLQKALQSQVAKPDDSNLKRKLDAHMVQLNEAQDEIMKKKELLEDLQPDNTQTSLKVDELMAALKKKDDDMRAMEERYKMYLEKARNVIRALDPKLNPATAEIQALRNQLADRDKQLVTLERQCEQARLKEYEEKLIVTAWYNKSLNFQKLAIESRLGGRSSSALSPGLSFLSQQRQVSNAPRRALSISVPPTTSK, from the exons ATGGAACAAATGGACGACGTGAAAACGGTGCTGGTCGAGAGCCTCATCGTTTGG TTGCAGACCTTTAACACTACTGCACCCTGCACAAcagtggaggagctgaccaCTGGAGTGGCAATTTCACAGGCACTGCATCAGAT agaCCCAGCATGGTTCGATGATGGATGGCTTGGTCGCATCAAAACAGATGTTGATGACAACTGGAGACTGAAG ATGAACAACCTGAAGAAGGTCCTTCAGATGGTGGTTGATTATTATAATGAG GTCCTAGGTCAGGAGATCTCAGACTTCCCTTGGCCAGATGTGGCCCTGGTGTCAGAGCATTCAGACCCTGTGGAGTCGGggaggctgctgcagctcataCTGGGCTGTGCTGTCAGATGTGAGCGTAAACAAG AATACATTCAGATCATCATGACTTTGGAGGAGTCGGTGCAGCTTGTTGTCATGACAGCCATCCAGGAG ctcATGAGTAAAGAGACCAAGGGCCCTTTTGGAGCAGAGCAGTCAGGGGACCTTGAACAGCAG TTAGAAAAATCCTGCGAGGACCTTGCTGAACTTTTAGCCGAGAAGGAAGCACTAGCCCAACGCTGTCAAGAGCTGGATAGACag GTGGCCGTACTGCAAGAAGAACGAAATAGCCTCTTGGCTGAGAATGATGTCTTAACTGACAGAACCAATCAGCTTGACACATTCGATGACCCTAGCACACCCTCAGGAAGAAAACACAGCcaattacagcagcagctggagacactgcaggaggagaactTCAG GCTGGAGGCTGCAAAGGACGACTACCGGATCCACTGCGAAGAGTTGGAGAAGCAGCTGATTGAGGTGCAGCACCGTAATGATGAGCTCACCAGCTTGGCAGAAGAATCTCGAGCTCTCAAAGATGAACTGGACGTTCTGAG AAACTGCTCAGATCGAGTGGTGATGCTGGAGGCCTCAGTGGACACTTACAAACGTAAACTGGAGAATCTGGGCGATCTGAAGCGGCAGatgaagctgctggaggagaataacatgacctacatgcacaacactgtcagCCTGGAGGAAGAGCTACGCAAGGCCAATGCTGCCCGGGCGCAGCTCGAGACGTACAAGAGACAG GTTAAGGAGTTACACAATAAGTTGTCTGAGGAGACGAGGCGAGCAGACACTCTCGCCTTTGagatgaagaagctggaggagaagcacgAAACCgtgatgaaggagaaagag AGGACCATCATTGAAAGAGATTCTCTGAAGGAGATCAATGAGGAGCTGCGATGCACTCAGGCTCAACAGCACCAGCTCTCCCAAGCTCAAGCAG GGATAATTCCTTCTGCCAGCCCCAGCCATGATAACCTAGCAGCTGAATTAATACCGATTGAGTACAG AGAAAAGTTCATCAGGCTGCAGCATGAGAACAAGATGCTCAGAGTGCAGCAGGAGGAAAATGAGCATGAGAAGATCGCTGATCTGCAGGCTCAGCTGGAGGAAGCACATAAGACACGCAGTGAACTGGACACTGAGAACAG ATTGAGCAGAGAGCGGAtcagtgagctgcagcagcaggtggaggaccTCCAGAAGGCTCTTCAGAGTCAGGTGGCAAAACCCGATGAT tcaaacCTAAAGCGGAAGCTGGATGCACACAT GGTTCAGCTGAACGAGGCTCAGGATGAAAtcatgaagaagaaagagctgCTGGAGGATCTTCAGCCTGACAACACCCAGACCT CCTTGAAGGTGGATGAGCTGATGGCTGCTCTTAAGAAGAAGGATGACGACATGCGCGCCATGGAAGAGAGGTACAAAATGTATCTGGAGAAAGCTCGTAAT GTGATCCGAGCACTGGACCCGAAGTTGAATCCAGCCACCGCTGAGATCCAGGCCCTGAGGAACCAGTTGGCAGACCGGGACAAGCAGCTGGTCACCCTGGAA CGTCAGTGTGAGCAGGCCCGTCTGAAAGAGTACGAGGAGAAGCTGATTGTCACAGCGTGGTATAACAAG agtCTGAACTTTCAGAAGTTGGCCATCGAGTCCCGTCTTGGCGGCCGAAGCTCCTCCGCCCTGTCCCCTGGCCTGTCCTTTTTGTCCCAGCAGCGTCAAGTCTCAAACGCACCACGCCGGGCGCTCTCCATCAGCGTGCCTCCCACCACCTCCAAATAG